One stretch of Cohnella algarum DNA includes these proteins:
- the gltB gene encoding glutamate synthase large subunit, which translates to MKELVNGLPPKQGMYDPQYERDACGMGFVAHIKGRKSHEIIEQALTLLFNMEHRGGQGSEPNSGDGAGLMMQIPHKFLKRETSKLGIQLPEEGRYAVGMVFLTQDEGQRAKHEEIFASIVEQEGLRLLGWRTLATDDSMLGISAKRVKPFVRQVYIERAAGLADDLAFERKLYVVRKLAEKAIRYSGIPGGDSFYFSSLSSKKVIYKGMLTTEQVGQFYSELHDPDMETAIALVHSRFSTNTFPSWERAHPFHYMIHNGEINTLRGNENWMHARQTLFESELFGDDLEKVKPIINHDLSDTGKFDNTFEFLYLAGRPLAHCAMMMVPEPWQNDEHMDDEKRAFYEYHSTLMEPWDGPAAMGFTDGVQIGAILDRNGLRPARYYVTKDDLIIMASEAGVIEIPPEDIVLKDRLRPGRMLLVDTKEGRIVSDEELKKKIVSEYPYREWLNDHLVDLDDLPDATELPEEDHDSVQQRQQAFGYSFEDIRKIIEPMASSGVEPLASMGYDAPLAVLSERPQRLFNYFKQLFAQVTNPPIDAIREEIVTSTYTTIGPERNLLNPEPESCRHIRLVSPIVSNEDFAKLRHVHRPGFKSITLPIFFPADEGEAGLESALKLLCEAADRVIERGHNILILSDRGIDADNAAIPSLLAVSAVHHHLIRKGTRTKVSILLESGEPREVHHFALLLGYGVSAVNPYLAFETLDDLIRQGRLKGISHEKAVKNYLKAANKGVVKVLSKMGISTIQSYRGAQIFEAIGLQEDLIEKYFTWTPSRIGGIGLATIAEETLKPHYRAYAKQEGAETELDSGGDYQWRKDGEDHLFNPKTIHTLQMATRANDYNLYKKYSALVQGEYEEIRTLRSLLDFKFDQPPVPLEEVEPVESIFKRFKSGAMSFGSISKEAHEALAIAMNRIGGKSNSGEGGEDPARFIPDANGDSRRSAIKQVASGRFGVTSYYLSNADEIQIKMAQGAKPGEGGQLMGRKVYPWVAEVRGTTPGVGLISPPPHHDIYSIEDLAELIHDLKNANPKARINVKLVSEVGVGTIAAGVAKGRADVILVSGYDGGTGASPIGSIRHAGLPWELGLAETHQTLILNNLRDRVVVETDGKMMTGRDIAIAALLGAEEYGFSTAPLVVLGCIMMRVCQLDTCPVGVATQNPELRKKFMGDPEYVVNYMRFLAEEFREIMAQLGFRTVEEMVGRTDRLDTKKAIAHFKAQGVDLAPLLHMPQLPEGSFRYKAKSQNHGLEESLDMQQLLQAAAPAIESKQSVEGTFPIKNTNRVVGTIVGHEVTMKHGKDGLPEDTIRFHFVGTAGQSFGAFVPKGMTLSLEGDANDYIGKGLSGGKIVVYPSPKATFKAEENIIVGNTAFYGATNGEAYIRGVAGERFAVRNSGANVVVEGVGDHGCEYMTGGRVVVLGNTGRNFAAGMSGGIAYVIDWDGDFVKRCNFEMILLEKLEDETEIAEVRGMVEKHVRYTGSELGARVLGEWTEFLPRFVKVIPKDYKRMMEQIAKVQAQGLSGEQALLAAFEANMRDLSRVGGN; encoded by the coding sequence ATGAAAGAGCTCGTGAACGGATTGCCTCCGAAGCAGGGGATGTATGATCCGCAATACGAACGGGATGCCTGCGGCATGGGCTTCGTCGCCCATATCAAAGGCCGCAAATCGCACGAGATTATCGAGCAGGCGCTGACGCTGCTCTTTAACATGGAGCACCGGGGCGGGCAAGGAAGCGAACCGAATTCGGGCGACGGGGCGGGCCTGATGATGCAGATTCCGCACAAATTCCTGAAGAGAGAAACGTCCAAGCTCGGCATCCAGCTTCCCGAAGAAGGCCGTTATGCCGTCGGCATGGTCTTTTTGACCCAGGACGAAGGCCAGCGGGCCAAACATGAGGAAATTTTCGCCTCCATCGTCGAGCAGGAAGGGCTTCGTTTGCTCGGCTGGCGCACGCTGGCGACGGACGACAGCATGCTCGGCATTTCGGCCAAGCGCGTCAAACCGTTCGTCCGCCAGGTATACATCGAACGCGCCGCCGGACTTGCCGACGATTTGGCGTTCGAAAGAAAGCTGTACGTCGTTCGCAAGCTTGCCGAGAAGGCGATCCGCTATTCCGGAATTCCGGGCGGCGATTCGTTCTATTTTTCTAGCCTTTCGAGCAAGAAGGTCATTTACAAAGGCATGTTGACGACCGAGCAGGTCGGGCAGTTTTATTCGGAATTGCACGATCCGGACATGGAGACGGCGATCGCGCTCGTGCACTCGCGCTTTTCGACGAACACGTTCCCGAGCTGGGAGCGGGCGCATCCGTTCCATTATATGATTCACAACGGCGAGATCAACACGCTGCGCGGCAACGAAAACTGGATGCACGCCCGGCAGACGCTGTTCGAATCGGAGCTGTTCGGCGACGACCTGGAAAAGGTAAAACCGATCATCAATCACGATTTGTCCGATACGGGCAAGTTCGACAATACGTTCGAGTTTCTGTACCTGGCCGGACGTCCTCTCGCGCATTGCGCGATGATGATGGTGCCGGAGCCTTGGCAAAACGACGAGCATATGGACGACGAAAAGCGGGCGTTCTACGAATACCACAGCACGCTGATGGAGCCCTGGGACGGCCCCGCCGCCATGGGCTTTACCGACGGCGTGCAAATCGGCGCCATTTTGGACCGGAACGGCTTGCGTCCCGCGCGCTATTACGTGACGAAGGACGACCTGATCATCATGGCATCCGAGGCCGGCGTCATCGAAATTCCGCCGGAAGACATCGTGCTGAAGGACCGGCTTCGTCCGGGCCGCATGCTGCTCGTCGACACGAAGGAAGGCCGGATCGTATCCGACGAAGAGCTGAAAAAGAAAATCGTGTCCGAGTATCCGTACCGGGAGTGGCTGAACGACCACCTCGTCGATCTGGACGATCTTCCGGACGCTACCGAGCTGCCGGAAGAGGACCATGACAGCGTCCAGCAGCGCCAGCAGGCGTTCGGCTACTCGTTCGAGGATATCCGCAAGATCATCGAGCCGATGGCGTCCAGCGGCGTGGAGCCGCTCGCATCCATGGGCTACGACGCGCCGCTGGCCGTCCTGTCGGAACGTCCGCAGCGTCTGTTCAACTACTTCAAGCAGCTGTTCGCGCAGGTGACGAATCCGCCGATCGACGCCATCCGGGAGGAGATCGTAACCTCCACGTATACGACGATCGGGCCGGAGCGGAACCTGCTGAATCCGGAGCCGGAAAGCTGCCGCCACATCCGCCTCGTCTCGCCGATCGTATCGAACGAGGATTTCGCGAAGCTGCGCCATGTGCACCGTCCGGGCTTCAAGTCGATTACGCTGCCGATTTTCTTCCCGGCCGACGAAGGCGAAGCCGGGCTGGAAAGCGCGCTGAAGCTGCTCTGCGAAGCGGCCGACCGCGTCATCGAGCGCGGGCACAACATCTTGATCTTGTCCGACCGGGGCATCGATGCGGACAACGCGGCGATTCCGTCGCTGCTCGCCGTATCCGCCGTGCACCATCATCTGATCCGCAAGGGCACGCGGACGAAGGTCAGCATTTTGCTCGAATCGGGCGAACCGCGCGAAGTGCATCATTTCGCCTTGCTGCTCGGCTACGGCGTCAGCGCCGTCAACCCGTACCTGGCGTTCGAGACGCTGGACGATCTGATCCGCCAAGGCCGGCTGAAGGGCATTTCGCACGAAAAAGCCGTCAAAAATTATTTGAAAGCCGCCAATAAAGGCGTCGTCAAAGTCCTGTCGAAAATGGGGATCTCGACGATCCAATCGTACCGCGGCGCGCAAATTTTCGAAGCGATCGGCCTTCAGGAAGACCTGATCGAGAAATATTTCACGTGGACGCCTTCCCGGATCGGAGGCATCGGACTCGCGACGATCGCCGAGGAAACGCTGAAGCCGCACTACCGCGCTTACGCGAAACAGGAAGGCGCCGAGACGGAACTCGATTCCGGCGGCGACTACCAATGGCGCAAAGACGGGGAAGACCATCTGTTCAATCCGAAGACGATTCATACGCTGCAGATGGCGACCCGCGCCAACGACTACAACCTGTATAAGAAATATTCCGCCCTCGTCCAGGGCGAATACGAGGAAATCCGCACGCTGCGGTCGCTGCTCGACTTCAAGTTCGACCAGCCGCCCGTGCCGCTCGAGGAGGTCGAGCCGGTCGAATCGATCTTCAAGCGGTTCAAATCGGGCGCGATGTCGTTCGGCTCGATCAGCAAGGAAGCGCACGAGGCGCTCGCGATCGCGATGAACCGGATCGGCGGCAAGTCGAACTCCGGCGAAGGCGGCGAGGATCCGGCCCGGTTCATTCCGGACGCGAACGGCGATTCCCGCCGCAGCGCGATCAAGCAAGTCGCTTCCGGACGCTTCGGGGTGACGAGCTATTACTTGTCCAACGCCGATGAAATCCAGATCAAAATGGCGCAAGGCGCGAAGCCGGGCGAAGGCGGCCAGCTGATGGGCCGCAAAGTGTACCCGTGGGTCGCCGAAGTGCGCGGCACGACGCCGGGCGTCGGCCTGATTTCGCCGCCGCCGCACCATGACATTTATTCGATCGAGGATTTGGCGGAGCTGATTCACGACCTGAAAAACGCGAACCCGAAAGCCCGCATCAACGTGAAGCTCGTATCGGAAGTCGGCGTCGGCACGATCGCCGCGGGCGTCGCCAAGGGCCGCGCCGACGTCATTCTGGTCAGCGGATACGACGGCGGCACCGGCGCTTCGCCGATCGGCTCGATTCGCCACGCGGGATTGCCGTGGGAGCTCGGCCTGGCGGAAACGCATCAGACGCTGATCCTGAACAATTTGCGCGACCGCGTCGTCGTCGAGACGGACGGCAAGATGATGACCGGCCGCGACATCGCGATCGCCGCCTTGCTCGGCGCCGAGGAATACGGCTTCTCGACGGCTCCGCTCGTCGTGCTCGGCTGCATCATGATGCGCGTCTGCCAGCTGGATACGTGTCCGGTCGGCGTCGCGACGCAAAATCCGGAGCTGCGCAAGAAGTTCATGGGCGACCCGGAATACGTCGTCAACTACATGCGCTTCCTGGCGGAAGAATTCCGCGAGATCATGGCGCAGCTCGGCTTCCGGACGGTCGAGGAGATGGTCGGACGCACCGATCGCCTCGACACGAAGAAAGCGATCGCGCATTTCAAGGCGCAGGGCGTCGATCTGGCCCCGCTGCTGCACATGCCGCAACTGCCGGAAGGCTCTTTCCGCTACAAAGCGAAGAGCCAAAATCACGGCCTGGAAGAGTCGCTTGACATGCAGCAGCTGCTTCAGGCGGCGGCGCCTGCCATCGAGAGCAAGCAGTCCGTCGAAGGGACGTTCCCGATCAAGAACACGAACCGCGTCGTCGGGACGATCGTCGGCCACGAGGTGACGATGAAGCACGGCAAGGACGGACTGCCGGAAGATACGATCCGGTTCCATTTCGTCGGAACCGCCGGCCAAAGCTTCGGCGCCTTTGTGCCGAAGGGCATGACGCTTTCGCTGGAAGGCGATGCGAACGACTATATCGGCAAAGGGCTGTCCGGCGGCAAAATCGTCGTCTACCCGTCGCCGAAGGCGACCTTTAAAGCCGAAGAGAACATTATTGTCGGCAATACCGCGTTTTACGGCGCGACGAACGGCGAAGCCTACATTCGCGGCGTGGCGGGCGAGCGGTTCGCGGTCCGGAACAGCGGCGCGAACGTCGTCGTCGAAGGCGTGGGCGATCACGGCTGCGAATATATGACCGGCGGGCGCGTCGTCGTCCTCGGGAACACCGGCCGCAACTTCGCGGCGGGCATGTCCGGCGGCATCGCCTACGTCATCGATTGGGACGGCGACTTCGTCAAGCGCTGCAACTTCGAGATGATCCTGCTCGAAAAGCTGGAGGACGAAACCGAAATCGCCGAAGTCCGCGGCATGGTCGAGAAGCATGTCCGCTATACGGGCAGCGAGCTCGGCGCGCGCGTGCTCGGCGAGTGGACGGAGTTCCTCCCGCGGTTCGTCAAGGTCATTCCGAAGGATTACAAGCGGATGATGGAGCAAATCGCCAAAGTTCAAGCCCAAGGCTTGAGCGGAGAGCAGGCGCTGCTCGCCGCCTTCGAAGCGAACATGCGGGATTTGTCCCGGGTCGGCGGGAATTAA